From a single Calothrix sp. NIES-2098 genomic region:
- a CDS encoding adenylate cyclase, family 3 protein, whose amino-acid sequence MNDSPKEEKITVLLIDDQSIIGEAIHRMLKPEIDIIFHYCNDPTKAIKVAKECQPTVILQDLVMPQMEGLLLVKILRAKDLPTAYVPLIVLSSKEDPIIKAKAFELGANDYLVKLPDKMELIARIRYHSKAYINFLKRQEAEALFKAEIMRQAAYIEQVGKVTTAAFEVEKDAFQPDALSEVAKRSDELGQLARVFTNMVKTVKAREKELTNANTQLESLLKAYGRFVPHEYLKFLRKESITDVHLGDHVSKIMAVMFSDIRSFTTISEDMTPQENFNFVNAYLKRVSPEIRSNYGLIVKFLGDGMMAVFPDGADDAVAAGVAKHQRVHEYNQQRIEKGYLPLQVGVGIHVGHMMLGMVGEENRMQGDAFSDNVNLTARLEGLTKFYGVSLLISEQTLEHLSNSKKYEIRFLDRAVVKGKTEPISVYEILDAESSEVRLLKLQTQPDFEQGVQYYRQGDFELAKDYFAKVLALNAADKTADLYLNRVNFLLQKGKPVNWDGVWRFTEK is encoded by the coding sequence ATGAACGATTCACCTAAAGAAGAAAAAATCACCGTTTTACTAATAGACGACCAATCAATTATCGGTGAAGCGATTCATCGAATGCTCAAACCTGAAATTGATATAATTTTTCATTACTGTAACGACCCTACTAAAGCTATTAAAGTCGCTAAAGAATGTCAACCTACTGTCATTCTGCAAGACTTAGTGATGCCTCAAATGGAAGGGTTATTGCTAGTTAAAATCTTACGTGCCAAAGACTTGCCTACTGCTTATGTTCCTTTGATTGTCTTGTCTAGTAAGGAAGACCCAATTATTAAAGCTAAGGCATTTGAATTAGGGGCAAATGATTACTTGGTAAAACTACCAGACAAGATGGAATTAATTGCTCGTATTCGCTATCACTCTAAAGCTTATATTAATTTTCTCAAACGTCAAGAAGCCGAAGCTCTTTTTAAAGCTGAAATTATGCGGCAAGCAGCATATATTGAGCAAGTTGGTAAAGTTACTACAGCAGCTTTTGAAGTAGAGAAAGATGCTTTTCAACCAGATGCACTCAGTGAAGTTGCTAAACGTAGCGATGAACTAGGACAATTGGCGCGAGTTTTTACAAACATGGTCAAAACTGTCAAAGCCAGGGAAAAAGAACTAACTAATGCTAATACTCAACTAGAGTCTTTATTAAAAGCTTATGGGCGATTTGTACCTCACGAATATCTGAAATTTCTTCGCAAGGAAAGTATTACTGATGTGCATCTGGGCGATCACGTCAGCAAAATTATGGCAGTTATGTTCAGCGATATTCGCTCTTTTACAACGATATCTGAAGACATGACACCTCAGGAAAACTTTAACTTTGTTAACGCTTACCTTAAACGAGTTAGTCCAGAAATTCGTAGCAATTACGGACTAATTGTTAAATTTTTAGGGGATGGGATGATGGCAGTTTTTCCGGATGGTGCAGATGATGCAGTGGCAGCTGGTGTTGCTAAACATCAACGCGTTCATGAATATAACCAGCAGCGTATAGAAAAAGGTTATTTACCTTTACAAGTTGGCGTTGGTATTCATGTAGGACACATGATGTTAGGTATGGTAGGCGAAGAAAATCGGATGCAGGGAGATGCTTTTTCTGATAACGTTAACTTGACGGCTAGATTGGAAGGATTAACCAAATTTTATGGTGTATCTTTGCTGATTTCCGAGCAGACTTTAGAGCATCTGAGTAACTCCAAAAAATATGAAATTCGCTTTTTAGATCGGGCAGTTGTTAAGGGGAAAACTGAACCTATTTCGGTTTATGAGATATTAGATGCTGAATCTTCAGAAGTGCGATTATTAAAGTTACAGACTCAGCCGGATTTTGAGCAAGGTGTACAATATTATCGTCAAGGCGATTTTGAGTTAGCGAAGGATTATTTTGCCAAGGTTTTAGCTTTGAATGCTGCTGATAAAACTGCCGATTTGTATCTGAATCGGGTAAATTTTTTATTACAAAAGGGCAAGCCAGTCAATTGGGATGGGGTTTGGCGATTTACTGAGAAGTAA
- a CDS encoding response regulator receiver modulated CheB methylesterase, with translation MKIAIVNDLTSTLTHLRRILQTVPEYQVIWTAQNGAEAVAKCQQNRPDLILMDLLMPIMDGVQATQQIMKDSPCAIVIVTASTQKNLAQVYAAMGYGALDAVDTPILDGEDSAEMANKLLAKIAVIGKLKKRSAQRGKAKLINRSSQFEQKIPLSLPSLVAIGSSTGGPKALATILSKLPANFTPAIAIVQHVDGQFSSSFAEWLNQQTALPVRLAVAGDRLQKGTVLVAGSNDHLYLKPDLTLDYTKHPSDYPYRPSVDVFFQSLAQNWKNKGTAILLTGMGRDGAVGLSDLKFQGWYTIAQNQDSCIVYGMPKAAVELNAAIDILSLEAISTTLRQKFN, from the coding sequence ATGAAAATTGCAATTGTCAATGATTTGACGAGTACCTTAACTCACCTGCGACGTATCCTGCAAACTGTACCAGAATACCAAGTTATTTGGACTGCTCAAAATGGTGCGGAAGCTGTTGCGAAGTGTCAACAAAATCGACCTGATTTAATTTTAATGGATTTGCTGATGCCTATAATGGATGGGGTGCAAGCAACGCAGCAGATCATGAAAGATTCTCCTTGTGCAATTGTGATTGTTACTGCAAGTACACAGAAAAATCTTGCCCAAGTTTATGCAGCGATGGGTTATGGGGCGCTGGATGCAGTAGATACTCCTATATTAGACGGAGAAGACAGTGCAGAGATGGCCAATAAGTTGCTGGCAAAAATCGCTGTCATTGGCAAATTGAAGAAACGTTCAGCCCAGCGTGGCAAAGCTAAATTAATAAATCGCTCCTCTCAATTTGAGCAGAAAATTCCACTATCTTTACCATCTTTAGTGGCGATTGGCTCATCTACAGGAGGGCCAAAAGCATTGGCAACAATTTTATCCAAGCTACCAGCGAATTTTACGCCAGCGATCGCTATTGTTCAGCATGTTGATGGACAATTCTCTAGTAGCTTTGCTGAATGGTTGAACCAGCAAACAGCTTTACCTGTGAGATTAGCTGTTGCAGGCGATCGCTTGCAAAAAGGAACTGTATTAGTGGCTGGGAGTAACGATCATCTGTATTTAAAACCAGATTTAACCCTAGATTATACCAAACACCCTAGTGATTACCCTTATCGCCCTTCTGTGGATGTATTTTTCCAAAGTCTCGCCCAAAATTGGAAAAATAAGGGAACGGCGATTTTACTCACAGGTATGGGGCGAGATGGTGCAGTAGGTTTAAGCGACTTGAAATTCCAGGGTTGGTATACTATAGCTCAAAATCAAGACAGTTGTATTGTTTACGGAATGCCTAAGGCAGCTGTAGAGTTGAATGCTGCTATTGATATTTTATCTTTGGAGGCAATATCTACTACTCTACGACAAAAGTTTAACTAA
- a CDS encoding ABC transporter-related protein: MKNNPIDPSLTKLLETGEVLLLDDPQQVWAIQSGSIAIFAGQMQNGSLQGSRQYLFTAEMGELLFAFTGAVSNSQQQEPNPFYILAVPTTDTQLLCFHRSQLDSDITPVSSLGSANSLLSTWFERLSSAFDSTGILLPVPEISEQTPWLTQLTILDNFHAQFLSSLHELEQQTQLKALAQFQARSSLNRDATAGAIASFVSLVDPQQSTATFIGDPLLAAAGAVGRVMGIKIQPPAQSENIKRVKEPLEAIARASRMRIRRVVLTERWWRDDCGPLVGYLHADNTPVALLLNGKSHYEIYHPVTNKRIRLREQTAKLLSPTAYMFYAPFPEKKLDLLTLFQYSLRGRGQELKNIALMGTAGAIAGMVVPQATGILIDNAIPDADRGLLLQLALALLAASFGMALFQLTQGLNLGRFEVYSLLNLQSAMWDRVLRLRLTFFRNYSSGEMLSRVNSITQIREKLGAQKLEILSKSFFSLLNLGLLFVYSPPLASVGLAVAILTALVTSIAGHFKRQQTTQLEELEGTIEGLTIQLISGISKLRTTAAEERAFAFWAKHYQQQLKLMQTNQWIEDSIATFNILQSNLTPIFLFWMAASTLSQGETGGLSTGTFLAFNTAFASFSAGVTTLSNTLIDLLEIGVLWDYAKPIVDELPEVDLNKADPGRLSGYIKLDRVTFRYREDGPLNLDDVTIEAKPGEFIALVGPSGSGKSTTLRMLLGFDTPEQGTVYFDGQDLSGLDVSAVRRQLGVVLQNGRINSESVFENISGGALISMEEAWNAARMAGFDQDIEQMPMGMHTVIAEGGANLSGGQRQRLLIARALVLKPRIIVFDEATSALDNHTQAIVSASLEKLKVTRIAIAHRLSTIRNADCIYVIEAGRVVQQGRFEELANQEGMFAKLMAKQTKHKTNADSLVT, encoded by the coding sequence ATGAAGAATAACCCGATCGATCCTAGCCTAACCAAACTGCTGGAGACAGGTGAAGTATTACTACTAGATGACCCACAACAGGTTTGGGCAATACAATCAGGCTCAATAGCAATTTTTGCTGGTCAGATGCAGAATGGCAGTTTGCAAGGCTCTCGACAATACCTGTTTACAGCCGAGATGGGTGAGCTACTGTTTGCATTTACGGGGGCTGTCTCTAATTCACAACAGCAAGAACCCAATCCTTTCTATATTTTAGCAGTTCCCACTACAGATACTCAGCTACTGTGTTTTCACCGTTCCCAACTTGATAGCGATATTACCCCTGTTTCCAGTTTAGGGTCTGCGAACAGTTTGCTATCTACTTGGTTTGAACGCTTAAGTTCTGCTTTTGACAGTACCGGAATTCTTCTGCCAGTACCAGAAATATCGGAGCAAACTCCTTGGCTAACCCAACTGACAATTTTAGATAACTTCCACGCGCAGTTTTTGAGTAGTTTGCACGAACTGGAACAGCAGACACAGTTAAAGGCTTTGGCACAGTTTCAAGCACGCTCAAGCTTGAACCGGGACGCAACTGCGGGAGCGATCGCTTCTTTTGTTTCCCTTGTCGATCCTCAACAGTCAACAGCAACATTTATTGGCGACCCGTTGTTAGCGGCGGCTGGGGCTGTGGGACGGGTCATGGGGATTAAAATTCAGCCCCCTGCACAGTCTGAAAATATCAAGCGAGTCAAGGAACCTTTAGAAGCGATCGCCCGCGCTTCTCGGATGCGAATCCGCCGAGTAGTGCTAACAGAACGCTGGTGGCGAGATGATTGTGGCCCGTTGGTGGGGTATCTCCACGCTGATAATACTCCTGTAGCTCTGTTACTCAATGGCAAGAGCCACTACGAAATTTATCACCCAGTCACTAATAAGCGCATTCGATTAAGAGAACAAACTGCAAAGTTATTGTCTCCTACTGCCTATATGTTCTATGCACCGTTTCCAGAGAAGAAGTTGGATTTGCTGACATTGTTTCAGTATTCTCTGCGCGGTAGAGGACAGGAATTAAAAAATATTGCTCTGATGGGTACTGCTGGAGCAATAGCTGGAATGGTGGTTCCCCAAGCTACGGGTATCCTCATTGATAATGCCATTCCTGATGCAGATCGTGGTTTATTACTCCAACTCGCTCTAGCTTTACTGGCTGCTAGTTTTGGTATGGCTCTTTTTCAGCTTACTCAAGGGCTTAACCTGGGACGATTTGAAGTCTATTCCCTGTTGAACTTGCAGAGTGCTATGTGGGATCGGGTACTCAGGTTGAGACTGACATTTTTCCGTAATTATTCTTCTGGAGAAATGCTCTCCCGTGTTAATTCTATAACTCAGATTAGAGAGAAGTTAGGTGCTCAGAAACTGGAAATCCTTTCTAAAAGCTTTTTTTCTTTATTAAATTTAGGACTTCTATTTGTTTATAGTCCACCTTTGGCATCTGTTGGGTTAGCAGTAGCAATTTTAACGGCTTTGGTCACAAGCATTGCTGGACACTTTAAACGTCAGCAAACTACCCAATTGGAAGAATTAGAAGGCACGATAGAAGGGCTGACCATTCAACTGATTAGCGGTATTTCCAAACTGCGGACGACAGCAGCGGAAGAACGAGCATTTGCATTTTGGGCCAAGCACTACCAGCAACAGCTGAAACTCATGCAGACTAACCAGTGGATTGAAGATAGCATTGCTACTTTTAATATTTTGCAATCCAATTTAACACCCATTTTCCTCTTCTGGATGGCAGCTAGTACCTTGAGTCAGGGAGAAACTGGTGGTTTATCAACCGGTACGTTTCTGGCTTTTAATACTGCCTTTGCTAGTTTTAGTGCGGGGGTGACAACTCTTAGCAATACGCTGATTGACCTGCTGGAAATTGGGGTTTTGTGGGACTATGCCAAACCAATTGTAGATGAACTCCCAGAGGTGGATTTAAATAAGGCAGATCCGGGGCGACTTTCTGGTTACATCAAGTTAGATCGTGTCACTTTCCGCTATCGGGAAGATGGGCCATTAAATTTGGATGATGTGACAATTGAGGCGAAACCAGGTGAGTTTATCGCTTTGGTGGGGCCTTCTGGTAGTGGCAAATCAACTACTTTACGAATGCTCTTGGGTTTTGATACGCCGGAACAAGGAACGGTGTATTTTGATGGGCAGGATTTGTCTGGCTTGGATGTTTCGGCGGTGCGTCGTCAATTGGGGGTTGTACTGCAAAATGGGCGCATCAATAGTGAGAGCGTGTTTGAAAATATCAGTGGTGGGGCTTTAATTAGTATGGAAGAAGCCTGGAATGCGGCACGGATGGCAGGTTTTGACCAAGATATTGAACAGATGCCAATGGGGATGCACACTGTAATTGCCGAAGGCGGGGCAAACCTATCAGGGGGACAACGCCAAAGATTGCTAATTGCTAGGGCATTAGTGTTGAAGCCGCGAATTATTGTGTTTGATGAAGCAACTAGTGCGCTAGATAACCATACCCAGGCGATTGTGAGTGCAAGTTTGGAAAAGTTGAAAGTGACACGAATTGCGATCGCTCACCGTCTCAGTACTATTCGTAATGCTGACTGCATTTATGTGATTGAGGCAGGGCGGGTGGTGCAGCAAGGGAGGTTTGAAGAGTTGGCTAATCAGGAAGGGATGTTTGCTAAGTTGATGGCGAAGCAGACCAAGCACAAGACCAATGCAGATAGTTTAGTTACCTGA
- a CDS encoding ABC transporter-related protein has protein sequence MFKLGLKQQAKQRVKTPTLLQMEEVECGAAALGIILGYYGRFVPLAELRQECGVSRDGSQPANIVKAARNYGLKAKAFKKETDKLAQMRLPAIAFWNFSHLLVVEGIDKDQVYLNDPATGPRTVSRQEFDETYIGVALAMEPGTDFKKGGCKPSILLSLLTRLKTSVGAVVLSVVLGFLLVIPGLAIPVFSQVFVDQILVEDRTDWLRPLLLGMLVTTLMQGFLFSQQRRFLRQLQIKLAASMSSSFFWHLLKLPVGFYTQRFPGEIGGRVKLNDKVAQAISGQMAETIINATITILYVLVMFAYNWLLAAIALLLAIVNIVVLVVTGGWLEDCYMQLDKDGGKIEGVAIAGIQSIETLKASALESDFFARWSGYFTKKANTYKNMAVMLEILYILPAFLTALTTTLVLIVGGWQVMAGQMTIGMLVAFQALLTSFQTPINQLMGFGAVLPTLAGNLMRLDDVLTNATDIQLENHSRKLQTSTPSFDIGTIRLSGRIELSNLTFGYAKVDRPLIENFNCVIQPGQRVALVGGSGSGKSTVAKLVAGLYEPWSGEILFDGKSRLEIPRAVLANSIATVEQEVFLFSGSVRDNLTLWDTTVSDSQIRRACIDARIQDVIMALPGGYNGELLEGGVNLSGGQRQRLEIARSLLHNPSILILDEATSALDGETEQLIYNNLRQRGCSCLIVAHRLSSIRDCDEIIVLDRGVVVQRGTHNQLMQMGGFYAELVHGEEAEDNEE, from the coding sequence ATGTTCAAACTGGGGTTAAAACAACAAGCTAAACAACGAGTCAAAACACCGACACTTCTGCAAATGGAAGAGGTCGAATGCGGTGCGGCGGCATTGGGCATTATCCTGGGATATTATGGACGCTTTGTACCACTAGCAGAACTGCGGCAAGAATGTGGGGTATCTCGCGATGGCAGTCAACCTGCCAATATTGTCAAAGCGGCCAGAAACTATGGATTAAAGGCAAAAGCGTTTAAGAAAGAAACTGATAAACTAGCTCAGATGCGGTTGCCTGCGATCGCCTTTTGGAATTTTAGCCACTTATTAGTGGTCGAAGGCATCGATAAAGACCAAGTTTATCTCAACGATCCAGCCACCGGGCCGCGCACTGTTTCTCGGCAAGAGTTTGACGAGACCTATATTGGTGTTGCCCTGGCAATGGAACCAGGAACAGACTTCAAAAAAGGTGGATGCAAGCCAAGTATTTTGCTTTCGCTGTTGACGCGGCTCAAAACTTCTGTTGGAGCCGTTGTCTTGAGTGTTGTGCTAGGTTTTTTGTTAGTGATTCCGGGATTGGCAATACCTGTTTTTAGCCAGGTGTTTGTAGACCAAATTTTAGTGGAAGACCGGACGGACTGGTTGCGTCCCTTGTTGTTGGGAATGCTAGTTACGACACTAATGCAAGGATTTTTATTTTCTCAACAGCGGCGCTTTTTGCGGCAGTTGCAAATTAAATTAGCCGCTAGTATGTCTAGCAGCTTTTTCTGGCATTTACTCAAATTGCCTGTTGGTTTTTACACCCAGCGTTTTCCTGGGGAAATTGGCGGTCGGGTCAAGCTGAATGACAAGGTAGCTCAGGCAATTTCTGGTCAAATGGCAGAGACGATTATTAATGCAACTATTACCATTCTCTACGTGTTAGTAATGTTTGCTTATAACTGGTTACTAGCTGCGATCGCTCTCTTGCTGGCAATTGTGAATATTGTAGTACTCGTGGTAACAGGAGGCTGGTTAGAAGATTGCTATATGCAACTTGATAAGGACGGGGGCAAAATTGAAGGAGTTGCCATTGCTGGAATTCAAAGCATAGAAACCTTAAAAGCCTCTGCTTTGGAATCTGACTTTTTTGCCCGCTGGTCTGGTTATTTTACCAAGAAAGCAAATACTTATAAAAACATGGCCGTCATGTTGGAAATTTTATACATATTGCCAGCGTTCCTGACGGCATTGACAACAACCCTAGTACTGATAGTGGGTGGTTGGCAAGTGATGGCAGGGCAAATGACTATTGGAATGTTGGTAGCTTTTCAAGCTCTGTTGACTAGTTTCCAGACACCTATCAATCAGTTAATGGGGTTTGGCGCTGTGTTACCCACCTTAGCTGGTAACTTGATGCGTTTAGATGATGTGTTGACAAATGCTACAGATATACAACTTGAGAATCACAGTAGAAAACTGCAAACTTCAACTCCTAGCTTTGATATCGGCACAATTCGCTTATCTGGACGCATTGAACTGAGTAATCTGACGTTTGGCTATGCCAAGGTAGATAGACCATTAATTGAAAATTTTAACTGTGTGATTCAACCAGGACAAAGAGTAGCACTAGTGGGAGGCAGTGGTTCCGGGAAATCAACTGTAGCCAAGTTAGTAGCTGGACTTTATGAACCTTGGTCAGGGGAGATTTTATTTGATGGTAAATCAAGACTTGAGATTCCCCGCGCAGTTTTGGCGAATTCTATCGCTACTGTTGAGCAAGAGGTTTTCTTATTTTCTGGTAGCGTCCGCGATAACTTGACACTATGGGATACGACGGTTTCTGATTCGCAAATTCGCCGCGCCTGCATTGATGCCAGAATTCAAGATGTAATTATGGCCTTACCCGGTGGTTATAATGGCGAACTGCTCGAAGGCGGTGTAAACCTAAGTGGCGGACAACGCCAACGCTTGGAAATTGCGCGATCGCTCCTGCACAATCCCTCGATTTTGATTTTAGATGAAGCGACAAGTGCCTTAGATGGGGAGACAGAACAGTTAATTTACAACAATCTGCGGCAGCGTGGTTGTAGTTGCTTAATAGTCGCTCACCGTCTCAGTTCCATTCGAGATTGTGATGAAATTATTGTGTTGGATCGGGGGGTGGTAGTGCAACGAGGCACTCATAACCAATTAATGCAAATGGGCGGATTCTACGCCGAACTGGTTCATGGTGAGGAGGCAGAGGACAATGAAGAATAA
- a CDS encoding cyclic nucleotide-binding protein → MLDQEIAFKVLQPQDFAFIRQTATQKIVPADTVLIEEGKVAEFLYIVLDGTLQVSISQGNSNQLVEIARLSQGEIVGEMSFIDNRPPSATVKTVNSCQLLVIPQQKLQLKVERDPDFAARLYHEFAIKLSNRLRNLSSLLAQSKILPGQSLRKVLYLFAVLNDNDIDWMTTYGRKEKLVKGTTLIQQGEPVEAVYFLVKGAFAVVISLTVDGQITEREIARRASGEIVGEMSFVEIGVASATIRCAENSFVLAIPQDLLREKLQHDRGFATRFYRSLSIVLVDRLRDDLVRRGFGTQAYNQEQFLDNVEYEDEIPLDVLELTLLAGTRFKWMINRLQGNSRG, encoded by the coding sequence ATGCTTGACCAAGAAATCGCCTTTAAAGTTTTACAACCCCAAGATTTCGCATTTATTAGGCAAACTGCAACCCAGAAGATTGTGCCTGCTGATACTGTTCTCATTGAAGAAGGCAAAGTTGCTGAATTCCTGTATATTGTCTTGGATGGTACGCTGCAAGTCTCGATTTCTCAAGGCAATAGCAATCAATTGGTAGAAATTGCTCGCCTCTCTCAAGGAGAAATCGTCGGCGAAATGTCCTTTATTGATAACCGACCCCCTTCTGCTACAGTCAAAACTGTCAATTCCTGTCAGCTTTTGGTAATTCCCCAGCAGAAATTACAGTTGAAAGTCGAACGAGATCCAGATTTTGCTGCGCGACTTTATCATGAATTTGCCATTAAATTATCTAATCGACTGCGAAATCTTTCTAGCCTGCTAGCACAGAGCAAGATTCTACCAGGACAGTCCTTAAGAAAAGTCTTGTATCTATTTGCAGTTCTCAACGATAACGATATAGATTGGATGACTACTTACGGCAGGAAAGAAAAACTAGTAAAAGGCACAACATTGATTCAACAAGGAGAACCAGTAGAAGCTGTTTATTTCTTAGTTAAAGGTGCTTTTGCTGTTGTCATTTCCTTGACAGTGGATGGTCAAATTACAGAACGAGAAATTGCTCGTCGTGCTAGTGGTGAGATTGTAGGCGAAATGTCCTTTGTGGAGATAGGAGTCGCCTCAGCTACAATTCGCTGTGCTGAAAACTCCTTTGTGCTAGCCATTCCCCAAGACTTACTGCGCGAGAAGTTACAGCACGATCGCGGTTTTGCTACTCGCTTTTATCGGTCACTGAGCATCGTTCTAGTTGATAGGTTACGAGACGATTTAGTCAGACGGGGGTTTGGAACCCAAGCTTATAACCAAGAACAATTTTTAGACAATGTGGAATACGAAGACGAAATTCCTCTTGATGTGTTAGAACTTACACTGCTAGCCGGAACTCGGTTTAAGTGGATGATTAATCGATTGCAAGGGAATTCACGAGGATGA